One window from the genome of Pelodictyon luteolum DSM 273 encodes:
- a CDS encoding homoserine kinase, whose amino-acid sequence MKTVRGFASATVGNVACGFDVLGFAIKEPGDEVILTLSERKHSSCPVTISSISGDEGKLPLDPKKNTSSFVVLKFLEHLRAQKGIAFNGHISLELKKHLPLSSGMGSSAASAAAALAAANELLGQPCTKMELVHFAIEGERVACGSAHADNAAPAILGNFVLIRSYTPLDLIVIPPPDELYCSLVHPHTELRTSFARSVLPNEIPLKMATQQWGNVGALVAGLLTADYPLIGRSLIDVVAEPKRAPLIPGFFEVKEAAQRAGALGCSIAGSGPSIFAFSSSPDTAREAGIAMQEAFLTSKAKLPSDMWVSPICREGARIL is encoded by the coding sequence ATGAAAACAGTCAGGGGATTTGCTTCAGCGACCGTCGGAAACGTGGCATGCGGTTTTGACGTTCTCGGATTTGCCATAAAGGAGCCCGGCGACGAGGTCATCCTGACGCTTTCGGAGCGGAAGCACTCATCGTGCCCCGTCACCATATCCTCCATCTCCGGAGACGAAGGAAAACTCCCCCTCGACCCGAAAAAGAACACGTCAAGCTTCGTCGTCCTGAAGTTCCTCGAACACCTGCGCGCCCAGAAAGGCATCGCCTTCAACGGCCACATTTCGCTCGAACTGAAGAAGCACCTGCCGCTCAGCAGCGGCATGGGCAGCAGCGCGGCCAGTGCGGCCGCAGCCCTTGCGGCGGCCAATGAACTCCTCGGCCAGCCCTGCACGAAAATGGAGCTGGTCCACTTCGCCATCGAAGGCGAGCGGGTCGCCTGCGGCTCGGCCCACGCCGACAACGCCGCTCCGGCCATCCTCGGCAACTTCGTCCTCATCCGCAGCTACACGCCGCTCGACCTCATCGTCATCCCTCCGCCCGACGAGCTCTACTGCTCGCTCGTGCATCCCCATACGGAACTCAGAACCTCATTCGCCCGCTCGGTGCTGCCGAACGAAATCCCGCTCAAGATGGCGACCCAGCAGTGGGGCAACGTAGGGGCGCTCGTCGCCGGGCTCCTCACCGCCGACTACCCGCTCATCGGCCGCTCACTCATCGATGTTGTCGCCGAACCCAAACGAGCTCCACTTATTCCGGGATTCTTCGAAGTGAAGGAAGCCGCCCAGAGGGCCGGCGCCCTCGGCTGCAGCATCGCCGGCTCGGGCCCCTCGATATTCGCATTCTCCTCTTCTCCCGACACCGCACGGGAAGCCGGCATCGCCATGCAGGAAGCATTCCTCACCTCCAAGGCGAAGCTGCCCTCCGACATGTGGGTGTCGCCGATATGCAGGGAAGGCGCAAGGATACTGTAA
- the atpA gene encoding F0F1 ATP synthase subunit alpha codes for MSTTVRPDEVSSILRKQLAGFESEAEVYDVGTVLQVGDGIARVYGLSKAAAGELLEFPNKVMGMALNLEEDNVGAVLFGDSTEVKEGDTVKRTGILASVPVGEAMLGRVVNPLGVPIDGKGIIDTDIRLPLERRAPGVIYRKSVHEPLQTGLKAIDSMIPIGRGQRELIIGDRQTGKTAVALDTIINQKGKGVYCIYVAIGLKGSTVAQVVNTLEKHGAMEYTTVITATASDPAPLQFIAPFAGAALGEYFRDTGRHALVVYDDLSKQAVAYRQLSLLLRRPPGREAYPGDVFFLHSRLLERAAKITDDIEVAKKMNDLPDALRPMVQGGGSLTALPVIETQAGDVSAYIPTNVISITDGQIFLESNLFNSGQRPAINVGISVSRVGGAAQIKAMKKVAGTLRLDLAQFRELEAFSKFGSDLDKTTKAQLDRGARLVEILKQGQYVPMPVERQVAIIFLGTQGLLDLVAVQHVKKFEEEFLAMLDLKHSDILKSIAETGALEADVAGRLKEAAQKFVTTFNDKVKA; via the coding sequence ATGTCTACAACAGTCAGGCCTGATGAAGTTTCATCCATACTTCGCAAGCAGCTTGCCGGCTTTGAGTCCGAAGCCGAAGTTTATGATGTGGGAACCGTGCTGCAGGTCGGCGACGGTATCGCACGTGTGTACGGTTTGTCCAAAGCTGCTGCCGGTGAACTCCTTGAGTTTCCGAACAAAGTCATGGGCATGGCTCTGAACCTGGAGGAGGACAACGTAGGTGCTGTGCTTTTCGGTGATTCCACCGAGGTCAAAGAGGGCGACACCGTCAAGCGCACGGGCATCCTCGCCTCTGTTCCGGTTGGTGAAGCAATGCTCGGCAGGGTTGTCAACCCGCTCGGCGTACCCATCGACGGCAAAGGTATCATCGATACCGACATCCGTCTTCCTCTCGAGCGCCGCGCTCCCGGCGTCATCTACCGCAAGTCGGTGCATGAACCGCTCCAGACCGGTCTGAAGGCAATCGACTCCATGATCCCGATCGGCCGCGGCCAGCGCGAGCTCATCATCGGCGATCGCCAGACAGGCAAAACCGCCGTCGCGCTCGATACCATCATCAACCAGAAGGGCAAGGGCGTCTACTGCATCTACGTCGCCATCGGCCTGAAGGGCTCGACCGTCGCACAGGTGGTAAACACCCTCGAGAAGCATGGTGCGATGGAATACACCACCGTCATTACGGCCACGGCTTCCGATCCTGCGCCGCTGCAGTTCATTGCTCCGTTTGCCGGCGCCGCACTCGGCGAATACTTCCGTGACACCGGCCGCCATGCGCTGGTCGTCTACGATGATCTCTCCAAGCAGGCAGTTGCCTACCGTCAGCTCTCCCTCCTGCTCCGCCGTCCCCCGGGACGCGAAGCATACCCCGGCGATGTGTTCTTCCTGCACTCCCGCCTTCTTGAAAGGGCTGCAAAGATTACCGACGACATCGAAGTCGCAAAGAAAATGAATGACCTTCCCGACGCTCTCCGCCCGATGGTGCAGGGTGGAGGAAGTCTCACCGCGCTGCCGGTCATCGAGACCCAGGCCGGTGACGTGTCGGCATACATCCCGACCAACGTGATCTCCATCACCGACGGTCAGATCTTCCTCGAGTCGAACCTGTTCAACAGCGGACAGCGTCCTGCAATCAACGTCGGCATCTCGGTTTCCCGCGTTGGCGGTGCTGCCCAGATCAAGGCGATGAAGAAGGTTGCCGGTACCCTTCGCCTCGATCTCGCACAGTTCCGCGAGCTTGAAGCCTTCTCGAAGTTCGGTTCCGACCTCGACAAGACCACCAAGGCGCAGCTCGACCGCGGTGCACGTCTTGTTGAAATCCTCAAGCAGGGCCAGTATGTGCCGATGCCTGTTGAACGTCAGGTCGCCATCATCTTCCTCGGCACCCAGGGTCTGCTCGACCTTGTTGCAGTGCAGCATGTCAAGAAGTTTGAGGAAGAGTTCCTCGCCATGCTCGACTTGAAGCACAGCGACATCCTGAAATCCATTGCAGAAACCGGTGCACTCGAGGCCGACGTGGCCGGAAGGCTCAAAGAGGCGGCGCAGAAGTTCGTCACCACCTTCAACGACAAGGTAAAGGCCTGA
- a CDS encoding F0F1 ATP synthase subunit gamma translates to MPTLKDIRVRIKGVKSTQQVTKAMKMVAAAKLRKAQERAVMARPYAAKLKEMLGSLSGKVDTSASPLLADRADASRVLVVLITSDRGLCGAFNTNIIKLAHRTIHEEYAAAYAAGNVQLICAGTRGFDFFRKRGYSVLKGYPAVFQNLDFSTAREIAETASSMYVKGEVDRVVVVYNEFKSVLAPTLKAEVLLPIKSELPVAEGGDYIYEPSPAAIIEELVPKHLNTQVWGMMLESNAAEQAARMTAMDSATENAKELLRGLNISYNRARQAAITKELSEIVGGADALQN, encoded by the coding sequence ATGCCAACATTAAAGGACATACGAGTTCGCATCAAGGGTGTGAAGTCGACGCAGCAGGTGACCAAGGCCATGAAGATGGTTGCTGCTGCGAAGCTCCGCAAGGCGCAGGAGCGGGCGGTCATGGCCCGACCTTACGCAGCCAAGCTCAAGGAGATGCTCGGCTCGCTTTCCGGCAAGGTCGATACCTCCGCATCGCCGCTGCTTGCCGACCGTGCGGATGCCTCAAGGGTCCTGGTGGTCCTCATCACCTCTGACAGGGGGCTCTGCGGCGCCTTCAACACCAACATCATCAAGCTTGCGCACCGCACGATCCATGAAGAGTATGCTGCGGCATACGCTGCCGGCAACGTCCAGCTGATCTGCGCCGGTACCCGCGGGTTTGATTTCTTCCGCAAGCGGGGCTACAGTGTGCTGAAAGGGTATCCCGCGGTGTTCCAGAACCTTGATTTCTCGACGGCACGCGAGATTGCCGAAACCGCTTCCTCGATGTACGTCAAGGGAGAGGTGGACAGGGTGGTCGTGGTCTACAACGAGTTCAAGTCGGTGCTTGCCCCGACCCTGAAGGCCGAGGTACTGCTTCCGATCAAGAGCGAATTGCCTGTTGCCGAGGGTGGCGACTACATCTACGAGCCCTCGCCGGCAGCGATCATCGAAGAGCTGGTTCCGAAGCACCTCAATACGCAGGTTTGGGGAATGATGCTCGAATCCAATGCCGCCGAACAGGCAGCAAGGATGACCGCCATGGACTCTGCGACCGAGAACGCAAAGGAACTGCTCCGCGGCCTCAATATCAGCTACAACCGTGCCCGCCAGGCGGCGATCACCAAGGAGCTGAGCGAGATCGTCGGTGGTGCCGATGCACTGCAGAACTGA
- a CDS encoding lysophospholipid acyltransferase family protein, whose product MNARTLLFFIILIPVMFFGMLTGYIMNTIDGTGDRFHRLASWWGRFSAWLFGITVEVEGEENYRAGGSYLVVSNHAGMADIPLLLGSMKLNLRFVAKEELGRIPVFGWALKNGGYVMIKRGQNREALKSLLAASEVIKSGRSVHIFPEGTRSATGKLLPFKRGAFLVAEKAKAEVLPVTIIGSHIITPKKSLAIHRGKVRLIIGKPLRTTDFPNVETLMQASRDAIAANLN is encoded by the coding sequence ATGAACGCTCGCACCCTGCTCTTCTTCATCATCCTCATACCCGTGATGTTCTTCGGAATGCTCACCGGCTATATCATGAACACCATTGACGGGACCGGAGACCGGTTCCACCGCCTCGCCTCCTGGTGGGGGCGTTTCAGCGCGTGGCTCTTCGGCATCACGGTGGAGGTGGAAGGCGAGGAAAACTACAGGGCGGGCGGCAGCTACCTCGTTGTAAGCAACCATGCCGGCATGGCAGACATCCCGCTGCTGCTCGGCTCAATGAAGCTCAACCTCCGCTTCGTCGCCAAGGAGGAGCTCGGCAGAATCCCCGTCTTCGGATGGGCCCTGAAGAACGGCGGCTACGTGATGATCAAACGCGGCCAGAACCGCGAAGCCCTTAAAAGCCTGCTGGCTGCATCGGAAGTAATCAAAAGCGGGCGGTCCGTCCACATCTTCCCCGAGGGGACCCGGTCCGCCACCGGCAAGCTGCTCCCCTTCAAGCGCGGTGCGTTTCTCGTGGCTGAAAAAGCAAAAGCCGAGGTCCTGCCCGTCACCATCATCGGCAGCCACATCATCACCCCGAAAAAGAGCCTTGCCATCCACCGCGGCAAGGTCCGCCTCATCATCGGCAAACCCCTCCGCACCACCGACTTCCCGAACGTCGAAACCCTCATGCAGGCCTCGCGCGACGCCATCGCAGCGAACCTCAACTGA
- the ribE gene encoding 6,7-dimethyl-8-ribityllumazine synthase: MQIKQIEGALSAKDARFALVISRFNDFIGQKLMEGAIDCIRRHGGSEDNITIYRCPGAFELPMVAKKAALTGKYDALITLGAIIRGSTPHFDVVAAEATKGIAQASLETGVPIAFGVLTTENIEQAIERAGTKAGNKGFDAALTAIEMVNLYRNM; the protein is encoded by the coding sequence ATGCAGATCAAACAGATTGAAGGGGCGCTCAGCGCCAAAGACGCCCGGTTCGCCCTCGTCATATCCCGGTTCAACGATTTCATCGGCCAGAAGCTGATGGAAGGTGCCATCGACTGCATCCGCCGCCACGGCGGATCGGAAGATAACATCACCATCTACCGCTGCCCCGGAGCGTTTGAGCTACCGATGGTCGCCAAGAAGGCGGCCCTTACCGGCAAGTACGATGCCCTCATCACCCTCGGCGCCATCATCCGCGGAAGCACCCCTCACTTCGACGTCGTTGCTGCCGAGGCCACCAAAGGCATCGCCCAGGCTTCGCTCGAAACCGGCGTGCCGATCGCATTCGGCGTGCTTACTACCGAGAACATCGAGCAGGCGATTGAGCGTGCAGGCACGAAGGCCGGCAACAAGGGCTTTGATGCCGCCCTTACCGCCATCGAAATGGTGAACCTCTACCGGAACATGTGA
- the thrC gene encoding threonine synthase, with product MIYFSTSKSSTPVSMKRATLEGLAPDGGLYVPSAIPSFTRQEIKQLEGATFSDVGFAIAKKFVDGEIPPLELQEIVSECCNFPTPLVQLDPATFVLELFHGPTLAFKDYGARFLARMTGWFAAEDNRLITVLVATSGDTGSAVAYGFQGIPNTRVVLLYPSGKVSRLQEQQLTTAGGNVHALEVKGDFDDCQRLVKEAFVDPSMKERHTLTSANSINISRLIPQSFYYAWATLRLKEDHGLENPIFSVPSGNYGNLTAGVLAKKMGFPVGGFIAASNANDSVTRYLTDGRYEPRPTRRTLSTAMDVGNPSNFARLIHFYQGEHDAMARDITGTSVTDRETLETIRLVHSRFGYVMDPHTAVGYCALLRMRQDGVYRENPGVVLSTAHPSKFLEAIHEALQLEIEVPERLGCLLAKEKHSTMIKPDYRDLADFLNGLDH from the coding sequence ATGATCTACTTCAGCACCAGCAAATCATCCACGCCGGTCTCCATGAAACGGGCCACCCTCGAGGGGCTCGCGCCCGACGGCGGCCTCTACGTCCCCTCCGCCATCCCCTCGTTCACCCGTCAGGAAATCAAGCAGCTTGAGGGCGCCACGTTCAGCGATGTGGGCTTTGCCATTGCAAAGAAGTTCGTCGACGGCGAAATCCCTCCGCTGGAACTGCAGGAGATTGTCAGCGAGTGCTGCAACTTCCCGACACCGCTCGTCCAGCTTGATCCGGCAACCTTCGTCCTTGAGCTTTTCCACGGACCGACCCTCGCCTTCAAGGACTACGGCGCCCGTTTCCTCGCCCGCATGACCGGATGGTTCGCTGCCGAGGACAACCGGCTGATCACGGTACTCGTGGCAACATCCGGTGATACAGGAAGCGCCGTGGCATACGGATTCCAGGGGATCCCGAACACCCGCGTGGTGCTGCTCTACCCCTCCGGCAAGGTCAGCCGCCTTCAGGAGCAGCAGCTGACGACAGCCGGCGGCAACGTCCACGCGCTTGAAGTGAAGGGTGATTTCGACGACTGCCAGCGCCTGGTGAAGGAGGCCTTCGTCGACCCGTCGATGAAAGAGCGCCACACCCTCACCTCTGCCAACTCGATCAACATCTCGCGCCTCATTCCGCAGTCTTTCTACTACGCCTGGGCTACCCTCCGGCTCAAAGAGGACCACGGTCTGGAAAACCCCATATTCAGCGTTCCCTCCGGCAACTACGGCAACCTGACGGCCGGCGTGCTCGCAAAAAAGATGGGGTTCCCTGTCGGAGGCTTCATTGCCGCCTCGAACGCCAACGACAGCGTCACCCGCTACCTCACCGACGGACGCTATGAACCCCGTCCAACCCGCCGCACGCTCTCGACGGCGATGGACGTCGGCAACCCCAGCAACTTCGCGCGGCTCATCCATTTCTACCAGGGTGAGCACGATGCCATGGCCCGCGACATCACCGGCACCTCGGTCACCGACCGGGAGACCCTTGAGACCATCCGCCTTGTACACAGCCGGTTCGGCTATGTCATGGATCCCCATACCGCCGTCGGCTACTGCGCCCTCCTCAGGATGCGCCAGGACGGTGTGTACCGCGAAAACCCCGGCGTCGTCCTTTCGACGGCCCATCCGTCGAAGTTCCTCGAGGCCATCCATGAAGCCCTCCAGCTGGAAATCGAGGTCCCCGAACGGCTCGGGTGCCTTCTTGCGAAAGAAAAACACTCGACCATGATCAAGCCGGATTACCGCGATCTTGCGGACTTTCTCAACGGGCTGGACCACTGA
- a CDS encoding D-sedoheptulose-7-phosphate isomerase, which produces MDNGGKCSCRLTDRSRLEESVLETMLYSARLKERVARENSAVIAAMARLMADTFSAGRSVLFAGNGGSAADAQHLATELTIRYRSTVKRPALPAIALSSDSMALTAGANDLGYDAVFARLVEAYGKEGDLFVGLSTSGNSMSVINAMKVARQQGMKTIALLGGEGGLMKGMADLQLIVPHSGTADRVQECHITVGHVIIDLVEQILGYCDT; this is translated from the coding sequence ATGGACAATGGCGGAAAATGTTCCTGCAGGCTCACTGACAGGAGCCGACTTGAAGAGAGTGTCCTTGAAACGATGCTCTACAGCGCACGCCTTAAGGAACGTGTCGCAAGAGAGAACAGCGCGGTCATTGCCGCAATGGCGCGCCTCATGGCTGATACTTTTTCTGCGGGCCGGAGCGTGCTTTTTGCCGGAAACGGCGGAAGCGCGGCCGATGCCCAGCATCTTGCAACGGAACTTACCATCCGTTACCGAAGCACCGTGAAGCGCCCTGCCCTGCCCGCCATCGCCCTGTCCAGCGACAGCATGGCGCTCACTGCCGGGGCCAACGATCTTGGCTATGACGCTGTTTTTGCGCGGCTTGTGGAGGCATACGGCAAGGAAGGGGACCTCTTCGTGGGCCTTTCCACCAGCGGCAACAGCATGAGCGTCATCAATGCAATGAAAGTTGCTCGGCAGCAGGGGATGAAGACCATCGCCCTTCTTGGCGGTGAGGGTGGACTCATGAAAGGAATGGCCGACCTCCAGCTCATTGTTCCCCACTCCGGTACGGCCGACCGGGTGCAGGAGTGCCATATCACTGTCGGCCACGTCATCATCGATCTTGTGGAGCAGATTCTCGGATACTGCGACACCTAG